The Gammaproteobacteria bacterium DNA window TGCCAGCGGTTAACAGATTCTAGGTGTTCGATCCGTTGCCGCAGATGAATCTGTTGCGTATCGTTCATGCAAGGTCCTTGTGGTCATCCAAGATTTTGTGGCCTAGTCACTCAGAAACATTCGTGTCGCTTCCACAAATTGCTGATCCAATATATTGGTAATGTTGGTGATGCTGCCCTTGGGTAGGGCCAAACTGCGCCACGCACGCTGATCGAGGGGGGAGACCCATTGTTCTCCACTGTTCCCCAGGGCAAGCCCTTGGACAATAATCTCCGCGAGATGAACGACGGCTGCATCCTCGGGATAGGCATTGGTTACGTTTGGGGTATGGTGGTAACCCACGGGTACCTGGATGGCCTCTGGTAAACGCCAGATTTTGAGGAGGGCGGCACCTAATTCCGTGTGGTTAAAACCCTGAATCTCGCGTTCGACACGATGCAGTAATTCACCTTCCAGTTGGCAGCGCTTCAAGGCAATATTGGCCTGCTCTGGTATAAGGGAGATACTCAACAATAATCCGATATCATGAAGGAGGCCAAGCACATAATATTTTTCTACGTTCACGGAGTGTCGCAAAGTAGCAATCGTGCGCGCGGCGATACCGCAGGCGATGGAGTGGCGCCAGAATGATTCCATATCGACCATCTCGCAGGATACTCCTTTGAATATACTGATGACACTACTGGCAAGTACCAAATCACGAATTTGCTGGGTGCCGATGACGGTGATAGCCTGGGTGATGGTCGTGATCTTACTCGGAAAATTGAACATAGCACTATTTGCGATCCGAAGCAGTCGTGCGGACAGCGAGGTATCGTCAGCAATGACCTTGGCGATATCAGAAAGATTGATCTGGGGGTCGTCGATAATTGCTACCAGTTGGTGAAATATCTCCGGTAGCGATGGAATAGTGGGGGCTTGTTGAATAAGTTGATACGGATCACTGGTCACGTTTGCTCCTCCCCAATTGTTGGGAAAGGCGCTGTATGCATAGCGCGCTAAGTTCCTTTATGGCAGGGTGTTCGCGGTCGGTGTGTTGAAACAAGGAGTCGATTGCTTTCATTGCCTCAGCCAATGTCTCAGGATTGACCTCAACCTCTGGCGCGGCATCGGTGGTGTTGTCTGGGCTGGCGATCTCGACATATGTTACGCCCCATGTTTTTAATACCCTGATATGTTTTTCGGTAATTTCGGTGCCGCTGCGCAGGAGGATTCGACCGTTTCGGTCTTTAACATCGCTGACGATGACCATGCCGGCGCTTACTTGGTTTATCTTGATGCTTGCCATACGTTGCAATGCCAATCAGCAGTGACTAAAAACAAAATTTTAGAATGGTGGCTAGGTACATAATCCAAATTACCCGTCTTAATTTTGCAACCTGGATAATTGCGCAACACAAAACTGGGGTTTTCCGGTCAAGTGCTAGGTATCAAACGCATGGCGTGTTGCCAGAATTATTCCGAAGAATAAACAAAATGATAAAGCCAAGAATGGCCAGGAGATTGCCATTTCTACTAGAATATTCCCTGCGATCAGTCGTAGCGTATATAGCCCCGCCTCTCCCAGAATTTTCAGCATCGCTATCGAACGAGGACGTAGAGAATAGAGAAGGGTGAGCAGATAGCCAGTGAGTACCGCCAGGTATTTCAATGGCAACAGAACAGCAATTAGCAAAGCCGCGCCCAGTAGGGATGGCACCAGGATCGCACCGTGGATGATAGACATCGTTCCAGCGGCAAAAAAACGAAGACGTTTGTGGGGGTGATGACGATCAATGGATAGGTCCAGGAGGTCGTTGAGTAGATAGACGCTGGAGGTGCATAACCCGAAGGTGAGGAAGGCCAGTCCTGCTTGGACCATTACGGTTAGGTCATCATAGCTGTGGGTGACCAGTAGCGGGACAAAAATAAGGAGGTTCTTGAGCCATTGGGGCAGGCGCAATGCCTTGAGGTAGACCCGCCAAGCCCCCTGGCGGTCGTCGAAAACTACCGTTACTGGCAATTGGGCACGGGCCTTGCGTTCCACTCCTGGGACTGGATTGACCAGGATCGCGGCCCTGGCGCGTGCCCATACCGCAAGGTCGGCACGACTGTTACCTGCATAGTCGAAACCGCGTTCTCCGTAGGTGTTGGCCAGGCAGTCCCCTTTACGTGAACGCGATAGATTGCGTCCGGCCTCGGTGGCCAACACCGACTCGAAAATTCTCAGGTGGGTTGCCACTTGTTCGGCGAAGCGGAGGTGCGAGGCGGTGGCCAGCACCAACCGCCGACCGGAGGTGTGGAGCTGGCGTAGATAGGCAAGAAATTCAGCGTGGTAGGGCAGAACGGTGACATCAATCTGAACGCGACGAACCAGCTGTTCCTTGAGGTACGCCTTGCCCCGTAACAACCAGAAAGGTACGAGTAGGGTTGTCAGCGGGGTGTGGCGCAGTAGGGAAAAGAGTGATTCCATCAACAAATCGGTATTAATCAAGGTACCGTCTAAATCCACACACAGTGGAGGTTCCTCAGTCTCGGTGCAATCGCAAGTAAAGGACTCCACTGAAGTGTTCTCCGGTGTCTACAGACAGGCGAGGACCAGGAAGACAAACGAACACCCGAATACCGGGTGCATTCGGGGTCAGGCGACGACTCGGGATTGAACCCTCGCAGCAAAAGAGTGATCGAACTCGTTAAGCATCGACGAAAACCACGAGAGGGTAGTACTAAAGTCCAAGTCGGTAGGTGGTTCCCCAGTTTGTTTCATGTGATTAACCAGTTTCATCGCAATTTCCCGACTATGTGGATGTATTTTGATTTCGTCAACCACTGCACTACCGAAGCGCATCAGCGCCGCATGTTCAAAATACACTACTTTAGTATCGGTATGTGACATGGGAACCCCCCGTAGGAAAAGATTGTAAGGACTTGGTTGGAACAGATAAATTCTGTGCTTGTGAATCCGGTATTTTCGCCTTGGCTACTGTGCAATTTCAGGCGGCCATAGCATAATCCGAGTCGTTGCATTTTTCCGCCATGGGAATTGGGTGGATATTGGTTTCCCTGCGAGATGTTTAAATGTAACTGCCCAGCTATCCTCCTTTGCACTTAAGTAGAGAGGAGTTTAGCCAGGAGGTTTTCTAAAGACTGGGTAAAGTGTTGATGATATTCCAACCCTGTTTCTTCGCGGTAACGCAAGCTCGACCCATTGTCATCACAACGATTATTATTTTCAGGTCTTATCGTGGTCTGATCAGGTTTTTTGAAAGGGATACTTTTCGCAATAAGTTTCTACCTATAGGTGGCGTTGGTGCGTGGATAATGTCCGTACTGCTTGCAGGCGGAATTCCCCCTACCCCTATTTTCTCAGGGCGCAGCTTCCCCTACCCGTACGGAAACGGGCATGCCCAGGTAGGTCATTTTGTTCAAGGCCGCAATCCGGGCATAGACTTCATTCACCTGGGATTCAAAAATACGCGAGGCTACCCCATCCCCGAATAGCTGCTTGAGACGATACATGGCGTTTTCAGCGATACTTCGATGGTGGTAGCCCGACTCTTCCTTTCACTGCTTACGTCCCTTCTCCTCGATCGCGGCAAGGGCTTGCGTGCGCGGGTGCCCCTCTTCCCACGGGACCGCGTTTTCCCGAGGCGGGACGACCAGCCTCGCGCCGAGTTTCGCCGCCGCTTCATACGCCTCGCGGGTATCGTAGCCGCCATCGCCATCAATTTGTTCGATGGTCCCCTCCGCCTGACCCACAAGGCCCTCGAATACCTCGCTGTCCGCCCACTCGACGGTAGTTACTTCCACGCCGACCACATCCTTTTCATGGGCGTCCACCGCCAGATGCACCTTGAGCCAGGTGCGCCGCTTACCCACTCCGTGTTGACGGACCTTCCACTCCCCTTCACCAAACACCTTCAGCCCCGTCGAATCCACCACGACGTGCATGGGGTCCGCTTTCTCCCGACGTGGGATTTGAACCTCCAACCTCTTTGCGCGACGTGACAGGTGCGAATGGTCCGGTATCGGCATCTCCAACCCCATCAGCCTCATCAAGGAACGTCCGAACCCTTCCAGAGCTCGATACGGCAAGTGGAACACCACCTTCAACATCCACAACAACTGGATCGCCCAGTTGGAATAGACCCATTGGCCCCCTCCCTTCCCCGTTGGTTCCGGTGTCCACTTCTCCTTCACCGCTTCCTTGTCAAACCAAAAAGTGATATTCCCGCGTTCCACCAGCGCTCGGTCGTACTCCGACCAGTTAGTGATTCGGTATTTCTCCTTCTTGGGCGTTGCCGCTTCAGGGTTGGGTACTATCTGCTTGGTGGATGCCATTCTTGCGAGCCTCTGGAGGGGTTAACCTAACCCTATCACTTTTCCGGTTCATGCACCAACGCCACTCTAACACCAAAACAAAAAAGGAAAATCGAGTAGTTAGCCGGGTTCGTGTCGCTGTAGAACATTTGATTGGGGATATGAAAAACTTTCAAATTTTAACCATTAAATTCCGAAACCGAATAAGGAACATCGGCGATCAGGTCATTTTATTGGTCGCAGGCATTTGCAACCTAAGGAATCATTATACTGTTCAATAGGTTACCTTTGGCTATTTAGGGGCATATCTAATAGACCTTATCGGAAACCCCCTACCTAGCTCTGCCGGACAACGCAACCTCATGATTTATATTGACTGTGGTGGGTGATGAGGAGGTTTCCGATAAGGTCTAATGTCTAGCGTGCCCGGATCAATAACACCGCTGTATCTTCGAGCAACCCGGGGGAAGGTAAACGATGTACCGTACGCAAATCCAAACCGACCAGAGAATTCTCCAAGGTGGCGCGAGCCTTTCCAGAACAACTATTGGTGCGCAGTACCGTTATCCACGGAATGGGATGCCAGGGTTCTAGGCAATTGACATAACCTACCCACAGCGGAGTATCGCCTGGGAGAAGGCGGAGCCCCGATGTCCACAGACGAACAACCATCCCTTGCGATTTTCCCTCAGGGGCAGAATGGTCTCCCTCCACTTTCTGACTTTCTCCACCAGGAGTGGGGTGTACGAAACGTACCAGGCGTAAGGCGTCAGGATGTCCATCGAGGAGATGCGGGATAAGAGGCAGCTCGGCCTCGGTAGGATTGGGGGCAAGTAGGCGCAGCAGGTTGGTTGCGGATAGGGAGGGATGTGCCTGCCAACCGGCAGTGGTGAGATGTTCGCGCATAGATTCGAGAGACCCGGCCCATTGTAGATCGAGAGGCTGACGTGGCTGGTTTCTCAGGTCGTTACGCACCGTCGGTAACTCACGCCAGCCCTCGTCCCACCAGAACTCGGCCGGAAGTAGACGCGAGGTAGAACCTTGGGCGTAGCGCTCCAAATCCGCCTCATGAGATACAACAACGTGCCAGGTCCCGGCCAATACCAGAGGAAGAACCGTAGCCCCAACAAGACCTGCCAAGGGAATAGGACGGAGACGGTGGCGATAATAAGCAATGCCGAGTAACGCTACCCAGGCGACCCCAAGACTAAAGCCACCAATAGCATCCGACAACCAATGAACCCCCAGGTAGAGCCGAGAGAACGCAATGATCAGGGCCAATGCTGCAGCTGTGGCATAAGGTATCCAACGCCAAGCGGTATGACGCATCTCTCGGGCCAGCAATACCGCTACAAAACCGAACATAACCGTGCTAGCGGTGGTGTGGCTGGAGGGAAAAGAAAAATCACTGACGCCCGGATAGAGATGCACCGTCGGACGAGGAATCTGGAGGGTGAATTTAAATAAATACGTAACCAAAACCCCAAAACCCGCTGCGGCAAGCCAATAACCCGCCACAGGAAGGCGTCCCTGCCACAGAAGATAGGCAAATACCGCTACGAACAGGGTAAGCATCACCGAGGCATCGCCAATCTCGGTAACGGCAACCAAGAAATCATCTCCCCAAGGCGTACGGAGATCCTGAAGAAGGTGATAGACCACATGGTCCAAACCCGTCCGACCACTCATCACCCCAACCAGTACCGTAGCGAATAAAACTGTTCCTAACATCAACAAAACGCTCATGGTGAGCAGAGTTTGCGTCTCGGGACGGCTCGAGTCGAACAACCCTCTACCGATCCGTTCGAACCAGGGGTGACCGGTACTGAAGCGTAAGAGTGCACGAAGCAGGACATCAGTTCGAGCCTGAAGAAAGCGAAACAGGCGATGTACCACAAAAAAACTAAGCCACACCGTACCCACCACGCCTACCAGCACAATTACCAAGCGTG harbors:
- a CDS encoding hypothetical protein (Evidence 5 : Unknown function), translated to MHQRHSNTKTKKENRVVSRVRVAVEHLIGDMKNFQILTIKFRNRIRNIGDQVILLVAGICNLRNHYTVQ
- a CDS encoding hypothetical protein (Evidence 5 : Unknown function) translates to MYRLKQLFGDGVASRIFESQVNEVYARIAALNKMTYLGMPVSVRVGEAAP
- a CDS encoding membrane-associated protein, whose product is MALDERCLRQVLDLPAAQFYAGGHRIHPVRLAQLFGLLKNGALAMEFNFLPSLQSLLGWITAHPTWAGLAVFFTALSESLAFVGIIFPGAMMMFGFGAVVATGAMAFWPTFFWAVIGAIAGDGLSFWLGHHFRDQLRTLWPFSRYPEMLEMGVAFFQRHGGKSILFGRFVGPVRPVIPVVAGMLGMPMARFLGVNVLSALAWGPAYLLPGMMFGASLSLAAEVASRLVIVLVGVVGTVWLSFFVVHRLFRFLQARTDVLLRALLRFSTGHPWFERIGRGLFDSSRPETQTLLTMSVLLMLGTVLFATVLVGVMSGRTGLDHVVYHLLQDLRTPWGDDFLVAVTEIGDASVMLTLFVAVFAYLLWQGRLPVAGYWLAAAGFGVLVTYLFKFTLQIPRPTVHLYPGVSDFSFPSSHTTASTVMFGFVAVLLAREMRHTAWRWIPYATAAALALIIAFSRLYLGVHWLSDAIGGFSLGVAWVALLGIAYYRHRLRPIPLAGLVGATVLPLVLAGTWHVVVSHEADLERYAQGSTSRLLPAEFWWDEGWRELPTVRNDLRNQPRQPLDLQWAGSLESMREHLTTAGWQAHPSLSATNLLRLLAPNPTEAELPLIPHLLDGHPDALRLVRFVHPTPGGESQKVEGDHSAPEGKSQGMVVRLWTSGLRLLPGDTPLWVGYVNCLEPWHPIPWITVLRTNSCSGKARATLENSLVGLDLRTVHRLPSPGLLEDTAVLLIRAR
- a CDS encoding conserved hypothetical protein (Evidence 4 : Unknown function but conserved in other organisms); protein product: MASIKINQVSAGMVIVSDVKDRNGRILLRSGTEITEKHIRVLKTWGVTYVEIASPDNTTDAAPEVEVNPETLAEAMKAIDSLFQHTDREHPAIKELSALCIQRLSQQLGRSKRDQ
- a CDS encoding hypothetical protein (Evidence 5 : Unknown function), with the protein product MASTKQIVPNPEAATPKKEKYRITNWSEYDRALVERGNITFWFDKEAVKEKWTPEPTGKGGGQWVYSNWAIQLLWMLKVVFHLPYRALEGFGRSLMRLMGLEMPIPDHSHLSRRAKRLEVQIPRREKADPMHVVVDSTGLKVFGEGEWKVRQHGVGKRRTWLKVHLAVDAHEKDVVGVEVTTVEWADSEVFEGLVGQAEGTIEQIDGDGGYDTREAYEAAAKLGARLVVPPRENAVPWEEGHPRTQALAAIEEKGRKQ
- a CDS encoding hypothetical protein (Evidence 5 : Unknown function): MSHTDTKVVYFEHAALMRFGSAVVDEIKIHPHSREIAMKLVNHMKQTGEPPTDLDFSTTLSWFSSMLNEFDHSFAARVQSRVVA
- a CDS encoding membrane hypothetical protein (Evidence 5 : Unknown function); this translates as MESFTCDCTETEEPPLCVDLDGTLINTDLLMESLFSLLRHTPLTTLLVPFWLLRGKAYLKEQLVRRVQIDVTVLPYHAEFLAYLRQLHTSGRRLVLATASHLRFAEQVATHLRIFESVLATEAGRNLSRSRKGDCLANTYGERGFDYAGNSRADLAVWARARAAILVNPVPGVERKARAQLPVTVVFDDRQGAWRVYLKALRLPQWLKNLLIFVPLLVTHSYDDLTVMVQAGLAFLTFGLCTSSVYLLNDLLDLSIDRHHPHKRLRFFAAGTMSIIHGAILVPSLLGAALLIAVLLPLKYLAVLTGYLLTLLYSLRPRSIAMLKILGEAGLYTLRLIAGNILVEMAISWPFLALSFCLFFGIILATRHAFDT
- a CDS encoding HDOD domain-containing protein, yielding MTSDPYQLIQQAPTIPSLPEIFHQLVAIIDDPQINLSDIAKVIADDTSLSARLLRIANSAMFNFPSKITTITQAITVIGTQQIRDLVLASSVISIFKGVSCEMVDMESFWRHSIACGIAARTIATLRHSVNVEKYYVLGLLHDIGLLLSISLIPEQANIALKRCQLEGELLHRVEREIQGFNHTELGAALLKIWRLPEAIQVPVGYHHTPNVTNAYPEDAAVVHLAEIIVQGLALGNSGEQWVSPLDQRAWRSLALPKGSITNITNILDQQFVEATRMFLSD